The following are encoded together in the Arcticibacterium luteifluviistationis genome:
- a CDS encoding glycine--tRNA ligase has product MSAPATTLQDIIAHAKEYGFVFPSSEIYDGLQAVYDYGQNGVELKNNLKNVWWKAMTQLHDNIVGVDAAIFMHPLTWKASGHIDGFNDPMIDNKDSKKRYRADQLLEGKAELLTNAGKEDEANALLAKMGKLLGDEDLEAVRELIISENIVCPVSGTLNWTEVRQFNLMFSTKIGSVADDSSTIYLRPETAQGIFVNFLNVQKSGRMKVPFGISQIGKAFRNEIVARQFIFRMREFEQMEMQFFVRPGTEMEWYNKWKETRLSFHKAIGLPAESLKYHDHDKLAHYANAAVDIEYKFPFGFREIEGIHSRTDFDLSNHQALSKKKQQYFDPSIDPETNKPYGNYIPYVVETSVGADRLFLATFCNAFTKEMVGEGDKQKERTYMKLHPALAPVKAAVLPLVKKDGLAELGQEIANSLKSSFRTVYDDGGAIGKRYTRQDLIGTPFCIAVDYETKDDNCVTIRHRDTMEQERVPISELKERIGKEVAVERILEAI; this is encoded by the coding sequence ATGTCGGCACCAGCCACAACTCTTCAGGATATCATTGCTCACGCAAAAGAATACGGTTTTGTATTTCCATCTTCAGAAATTTATGACGGCCTTCAAGCTGTTTATGATTATGGACAAAACGGTGTAGAATTAAAAAACAATTTAAAGAATGTATGGTGGAAAGCCATGACTCAGCTTCACGACAATATTGTCGGGGTTGATGCGGCTATTTTCATGCATCCATTAACGTGGAAAGCTTCTGGTCACATAGATGGTTTTAACGACCCTATGATTGATAATAAAGACAGCAAGAAAAGATACCGTGCCGACCAACTTTTAGAAGGCAAAGCAGAACTGCTTACAAATGCCGGTAAAGAAGACGAAGCAAATGCTCTTTTGGCTAAAATGGGTAAGCTTTTAGGCGATGAAGATTTAGAGGCCGTAAGAGAATTGATTATTTCGGAGAACATTGTTTGCCCTGTTTCAGGAACTTTAAACTGGACGGAGGTTCGTCAGTTTAACTTGATGTTTTCTACAAAAATAGGTTCTGTAGCTGATGACTCTAGTACCATTTATCTTCGCCCGGAAACGGCTCAAGGTATTTTTGTCAACTTTTTGAATGTTCAAAAAAGCGGCCGAATGAAAGTACCATTTGGTATTTCTCAAATTGGTAAAGCTTTTAGAAATGAGATTGTAGCTCGTCAGTTCATTTTCAGAATGCGTGAGTTTGAACAAATGGAGATGCAATTCTTTGTTCGCCCTGGTACTGAAATGGAGTGGTATAACAAATGGAAAGAAACTCGTTTGAGCTTCCATAAAGCTATTGGCCTGCCTGCAGAAAGTTTGAAATATCACGACCACGACAAACTAGCTCACTACGCTAATGCGGCTGTAGATATAGAATACAAATTCCCATTTGGTTTTAGAGAGATTGAAGGTATTCACTCAAGGACTGATTTTGATTTGAGTAACCATCAGGCACTTTCTAAGAAAAAGCAGCAATACTTTGACCCAAGTATTGACCCAGAAACTAATAAACCTTACGGAAACTACATTCCTTATGTGGTAGAAACCTCTGTAGGTGCAGATAGACTTTTCTTAGCTACTTTCTGTAATGCATTTACCAAAGAAATGGTAGGTGAAGGTGATAAGCAAAAAGAAAGAACCTATATGAAGCTTCATCCTGCTCTTGCTCCTGTAAAAGCAGCTGTACTTCCATTAGTTAAAAAGGATGGTTTAGCTGAACTAGGACAGGAAATAGCTAATTCTTTAAAATCATCTTTCAGGACAGTTTATGATGATGGCGGTGCTATTGGTAAAAGATATACACGTCAAGATTTAATTGGAACTCCGTTCTGTATCGCAGTGGATTATGAAACCAAAGACGACAACTGTGTGACTATTAGACATAGAGACACAATGGAGCAGGAACGCGTGCCGATTTCGGAATTAAAAGAAAGAATAGGCAAAGAAGTGGCTGTAGAGCGTATTTTGGAAGCCATCTAA
- the parS gene encoding type II RES/Xre toxin-antitoxin system antitoxin, producing the protein MVEDKKYKVPDDNNSLNIAEEALAGYGYAYVANLPVSQSFTQKDWSNFLHISERTIIRYREQNKKFDPLQTDRIILLEHLYDFGLSIFGNENNFNQWLINKNLALGGRTPKELLVTSFGINMVKDEIGRIAHGVLA; encoded by the coding sequence ATGGTAGAAGATAAAAAATATAAGGTACCTGATGATAACAATAGCCTAAACATTGCTGAAGAAGCTTTGGCAGGTTACGGTTATGCATATGTAGCTAATTTGCCAGTAAGCCAGAGTTTCACTCAAAAAGACTGGTCAAACTTCCTTCATATTTCAGAGCGTACCATCATAAGATACCGCGAGCAAAACAAAAAATTTGACCCACTCCAAACTGACAGAATAATTCTTTTAGAGCACCTTTATGATTTTGGCCTAAGTATTTTCGGTAATGAAAACAACTTTAATCAATGGCTCATCAATAAAAACCTTGCTCTAGGTGGTCGTACTCCTAAAGAGCTCTTGGTTACCTCATTTGGTATTAACATGGTCAAAGATGAAATAGGCCGCATAGCTCATGGTGTGCTCGCATGA
- a CDS encoding RES family NAD+ phosphorylase produces the protein MIVYRLASGPYKDDISGTGARLFGGRWNSKGMQVLYTSSSIALCTVEIAVRTPLHSLPMDYFLIKVYIPDDLAIYQIPNEVLPQKWDVLPHGDFTQKLGDSFLKKGNYLIMKTPSACVEGDFNYLVNPFHPDFDKVKIIETKKFEFDSRLFS, from the coding sequence ATGATAGTCTATCGTTTAGCTTCTGGACCTTATAAAGATGATATTTCTGGTACAGGAGCACGACTATTTGGTGGTAGATGGAACAGCAAAGGCATGCAAGTTCTTTACACCTCCTCTTCCATAGCACTTTGTACCGTTGAAATAGCCGTTAGAACTCCGCTGCATAGTTTACCTATGGATTATTTCTTAATCAAAGTTTATATCCCAGACGATTTAGCCATTTACCAGATACCAAATGAAGTTCTTCCACAGAAGTGGGATGTACTTCCTCATGGAGATTTTACTCAAAAACTGGGAGACAGCTTCTTAAAAAAAGGTAATTACCTCATCATGAAAACACCGTCGGCTTGTGTAGAGGGAGACTTTAATTATCTCGTCAATCCTTTTCATCCCGATTTTGATAAGGTTAAAATAATTGAGACGAAGAAGTTTGAATTTGACTCTAGACTATTCAGCTAG
- a CDS encoding serine hydrolase domain-containing protein: MTTRREFLSKSSLSLLGLSVVPALLTQCKSADADAIIDTFSFARVTPESEGIASEAIASFINEANKSGLEWHSFKILRRGNVLAEGHWSPFKEEYKHTLYSLSKSFTSTAVGLAVREGLITVEDSVISFFPEELPNSIDEHLQNMKIKHLLTMNSGHDTGTMDDMRAKSGEQTWIKSFLEQPLAYSPGTHFFYNTGATYILGAIIHAKTGQNLEEYLKPRFFDKLEISDYDWERSPEGLNTAGYGLRVKTEDIAKLGQFYLQNGTWNGEEILSAEWVAEASKKHTESQQGDGDWSQGYGYQFWRCKPEPGFYRGDGAYGQYCIIIPQYDMTIAVTSESFDMGKSMQIIWDTILPAVEGKPLRENRKAHAELKALCESLSIKPPKNKSTSTNAALINKRIYKAASNDYGIKSLTFDVADDQGSVVFETNDGQNVLNFGLQKWLINDAYAVNNFPIPSRTHMPSLIEASATWIDDDTLQITRKFVEAIHGDTLLCNFNEDEVTITFKNSISQNTHNGEDEREPLLAKA, translated from the coding sequence ATGACAACAAGAAGAGAATTCCTTAGCAAAAGCTCTTTAAGCCTTTTAGGCTTAAGTGTTGTACCGGCATTACTTACCCAGTGCAAATCTGCCGATGCTGATGCAATTATAGATACCTTCAGTTTCGCCAGAGTCACCCCTGAATCGGAAGGAATAGCCTCAGAGGCAATTGCCAGCTTCATCAATGAAGCAAACAAATCAGGTTTAGAGTGGCATAGTTTTAAGATTCTCCGTCGGGGAAATGTATTGGCAGAAGGTCATTGGAGCCCCTTTAAAGAGGAATACAAGCATACGCTATATTCACTGAGTAAAAGCTTCACGAGCACGGCCGTTGGCCTAGCCGTAAGAGAAGGCTTAATCACGGTAGAAGATTCAGTTATCTCTTTTTTCCCTGAAGAGTTGCCTAACTCAATTGACGAGCATCTTCAAAACATGAAGATAAAACATCTGCTCACCATGAACTCGGGTCATGATACTGGAACCATGGATGATATGCGAGCAAAAAGCGGTGAACAAACTTGGATTAAATCATTTTTAGAGCAACCATTGGCTTATTCTCCTGGTACACATTTCTTTTATAATACGGGGGCTACTTACATACTAGGAGCTATTATTCATGCAAAAACGGGTCAAAACCTAGAGGAATATCTAAAACCGAGGTTCTTTGATAAATTAGAAATCAGTGATTATGATTGGGAAAGGTCACCAGAAGGATTAAACACTGCTGGCTATGGACTAAGAGTTAAAACGGAAGACATAGCCAAACTAGGGCAGTTTTATCTCCAAAATGGGACTTGGAACGGAGAAGAAATACTATCAGCTGAATGGGTGGCCGAGGCTAGTAAAAAACATACAGAATCTCAACAAGGTGACGGCGACTGGTCGCAGGGCTACGGTTATCAGTTTTGGCGATGTAAGCCGGAACCTGGATTTTATAGAGGAGATGGTGCCTATGGGCAATACTGCATTATTATCCCTCAGTATGACATGACTATCGCAGTTACTTCAGAGTCTTTTGATATGGGAAAATCCATGCAGATAATTTGGGATACCATACTTCCTGCCGTTGAAGGAAAACCACTTAGAGAAAACAGAAAAGCTCATGCAGAGCTGAAAGCTTTATGTGAAAGCCTGAGTATTAAACCTCCTAAGAATAAATCTACTTCAACAAATGCCGCTCTTATAAACAAACGCATATATAAAGCCGCAAGTAATGATTATGGTATAAAGTCTTTAACGTTTGACGTAGCCGATGACCAAGGAAGTGTAGTTTTTGAGACTAATGATGGTCAAAATGTCCTCAACTTTGGTCTTCAAAAGTGGTTAATAAACGACGCATATGCTGTTAACAATTTCCCCATTCCAAGCAGAACTCATATGCCTTCTCTTATAGAGGCATCTGCCACCTGGATTGATGATGATACTTTACAAATCACTCGAAAATTTGTAGAAGCTATTCATGGAGATACACTTCTCTGTAACTTTAATGAAGACGAAGTGACCATTACTTTCAAGAATTCTATTTCTCAAAATACACATAATGGAGAAGATGAGCGAGAGCCTCTTCTAGCTAAAGCTTAA
- a CDS encoding tRNA (cytidine(34)-2'-O)-methyltransferase has product MALNIVLIEPEIPNNTGNIGRLCLGTGSKLHLVKPFGFEISDKRLKRAGLDYWEHLEVVYYESAKEFFEMNAGKKMAFFSSHGTKSHWNLNYEDDLFLVFGKESVGLSKEITESNKDELYKIPLFSEHIRSLNIANAVAVVVYEGLRQLPNGN; this is encoded by the coding sequence ATGGCATTAAATATAGTTTTGATAGAACCCGAAATTCCGAATAATACAGGCAACATAGGTAGACTTTGTTTAGGGACAGGTTCTAAACTCCATTTGGTGAAACCTTTTGGCTTTGAGATTTCTGATAAACGATTAAAAAGAGCTGGCTTAGATTATTGGGAGCATTTGGAGGTAGTTTATTACGAAAGTGCTAAAGAGTTTTTCGAAATGAATGCTGGTAAGAAAATGGCTTTTTTCTCTAGTCACGGTACCAAGAGTCATTGGAATTTGAATTATGAAGATGACTTGTTTCTGGTGTTTGGGAAAGAGTCTGTAGGTCTATCAAAAGAAATAACGGAGTCAAATAAAGACGAGCTTTATAAAATTCCTCTATTCAGTGAGCATATAAGAAGTTTGAATATTGCCAACGCCGTGGCTGTAGTAGTTTATGAGGGTTTACGTCAACTACCAAATGGGAATTGA